From a single Patescibacteria group bacterium genomic region:
- the gltX gene encoding glutamate--tRNA ligase produces MVRVRIAPSPTGEDLHIGNVYTALINFAFAKQNKGKFLIRIEDTDRTRLVSGSEERILDSLCWLGLAYDEGPDIGGPYAPYRQSDRLKIYKNYAEELVRVGAAYYCFCDTKTLEEMREIQQKRGEVPRYDQRCRSLKNEEIRQKLKHKTPYVIRLKVPQAGQTKFTDLIRGEITFENGLIDDQVLLKSDGFPTYHLGVVTDDHLMKITHIIRAEEWISSTPKHILIYKALGWELPFFAHLPLLRNPDHSKLSKRHNPVWLSWYREQGYLPEAILNYLALMGWAHPEAKEIFTLEEFIKKLKLEKIQTTGPVFDLQKLDWVNGVYLRQKPIRQLAKQIFEFYLKKYPEEKIAQILPLVVERMKKLTDFENFTDFFFKKPAVDPTLLLSGKTKEEVETPLNLFLFKIDKLKSWKKQDLEKEGRGVAKELSLKDGDLFMILRIALTGKTVTPPLFETMEVLGKTETLDRLQVSLEKIK; encoded by the coding sequence ATGGTACGCGTCAGAATCGCGCCGTCGCCGACCGGCGAAGACTTACATATCGGCAATGTCTACACGGCTTTAATCAATTTTGCTTTTGCCAAACAAAATAAGGGTAAATTTTTAATCAGAATTGAAGATACCGACAGGACACGTTTGGTTTCCGGTTCGGAAGAAAGAATTTTGGATTCTCTTTGCTGGTTAGGGTTGGCTTATGATGAAGGACCGGATATCGGTGGTCCTTATGCGCCCTATCGGCAGTCAGACAGGCTAAAAATTTATAAAAATTATGCCGAGGAACTGGTGAGGGTGGGGGCGGCTTATTATTGTTTTTGCGATACCAAAACTTTGGAGGAAATGCGTGAAATTCAACAAAAACGCGGCGAGGTGCCCCGATATGATCAAAGGTGCCGCTCCTTAAAAAACGAGGAAATACGGCAAAAATTAAAACACAAAACGCCCTACGTTATCAGACTTAAAGTTCCTCAGGCCGGACAGACAAAATTTACTGATTTGATCAGGGGTGAAATTACTTTTGAAAACGGCCTAATTGATGATCAGGTTCTTTTAAAATCGGATGGTTTTCCGACCTATCATTTAGGGGTGGTTACGGATGATCACTTAATGAAGATAACCCATATTATTCGGGCCGAAGAATGGATTTCCTCAACACCGAAACATATTTTAATTTATAAGGCTTTGGGTTGGGAGTTGCCTTTTTTTGCCCATCTGCCGCTTCTTCGCAATCCTGACCACTCAAAACTTTCCAAAAGGCACAATCCGGTTTGGCTTTCCTGGTATCGCGAGCAGGGCTATCTGCCCGAGGCCATACTTAATTACCTGGCGCTGATGGGCTGGGCGCACCCGGAAGCCAAGGAAATTTTCACTTTAGAGGAATTTATTAAGAAATTAAAACTCGAGAAAATTCAAACAACCGGTCCGGTTTTTGATCTGCAAAAATTAGACTGGGTAAACGGCGTCTATTTAAGACAAAAACCAATTCGTCAGCTGGCCAAGCAAATCTTTGAATTCTATCTTAAAAAATACCCGGAAGAGAAGATTGCCCAAATTCTGCCGTTAGTTGTCGAGCGCATGAAAAAACTCACCGATTTTGAGAATTTCACCGACTTTTTCTTCAAAAAACCTGCGGTTGATCCGACTTTACTTTTATCGGGAAAAACTAAAGAAGAAGTGGAAACCCCTTTAAATCTGTTTCTTTTTAAAATTGACAAATTAAAATCATGGAAAAAGCAGGATTTGGAAAAAGAAGGCCGGGGAGTAGCGAAAGAATTAAGTCTTAAAGACGGTGATCTTTTTATGATTTTAAGAATTGCCTTAACCGGAAAAACGGTGACCCCGCCTCTTTTTGAAACGATGGAGGTTTTGGGCAAGACAGAAACTCTCGATCGTCTCCAAGTAAGCCTTGAGAAAATAAAGTAA